The following proteins are encoded in a genomic region of Sulfurovum indicum:
- a CDS encoding Gfo/Idh/MocA family protein: MKHESLKIGFVGGGLNSAIGTTHKIATQMDGKFQLVAGCFSRHSNINSKTATQWSIPKYYTHYLELLEKEKNNLDAIAILTPTDSHTDIIIEILKFNIPIICEKTLTASLEDALKIKNIIDKNKNFLVTTYNYTGYPMIRELENMISTGKLGKIIQVNIQMPQESFIRLDKNGNIPKPQSWRLKDTSIPILSLDLGTHLSNMISFLTKETPKEVIAMQNNFGHYPVIDNLICMVKYTNNIDCQMWYSKSALGHKNGLKVEIYGTEGSASWYQMNSEFLEYNDNQGRNIILDRSSKDIEIADKERYNRFKSGHPAGFIEAFANHYTDIYEALRSYKSGNSDYLNKYVFDINASITELALMQTIETSIQSKKWEYVNVENKLYTRK; the protein is encoded by the coding sequence ATGAAACATGAATCACTTAAAATAGGATTTGTTGGTGGTGGGCTAAACTCTGCTATAGGCACAACACACAAAATAGCTACACAAATGGATGGAAAGTTTCAATTGGTCGCAGGCTGCTTTAGCCGACACTCCAATATCAATTCCAAGACAGCAACACAATGGTCTATACCCAAATATTATACACACTATCTGGAATTACTGGAAAAAGAGAAAAATAACCTAGATGCGATTGCCATATTAACCCCGACAGACAGTCATACAGACATCATCATCGAGATACTAAAGTTCAATATACCCATCATTTGCGAAAAAACATTGACCGCATCACTTGAAGATGCATTGAAAATCAAAAATATCATAGACAAAAACAAAAACTTTTTAGTTACTACCTACAACTATACTGGCTATCCTATGATTAGAGAGTTAGAAAACATGATCTCAACTGGAAAACTGGGGAAGATCATTCAAGTTAATATTCAAATGCCCCAGGAAAGTTTCATCCGTTTGGATAAAAATGGAAATATTCCAAAGCCTCAATCATGGAGACTAAAAGACACATCCATTCCAATACTCTCTTTAGATCTGGGAACACACCTGTCCAATATGATTTCTTTTTTGACAAAAGAAACTCCCAAAGAGGTCATTGCCATGCAAAACAATTTTGGACACTATCCCGTAATAGATAATTTAATATGTATGGTGAAATATACAAATAATATAGACTGCCAAATGTGGTATAGTAAATCTGCACTTGGGCATAAGAATGGTCTGAAAGTAGAGATATATGGAACAGAAGGTTCGGCAAGCTGGTATCAAATGAACTCCGAGTTCTTAGAGTACAATGACAATCAAGGAAGAAACATTATTTTGGACAGGTCTTCTAAAGATATAGAAATAGCCGACAAAGAAAGATATAACAGATTCAAATCCGGACACCCCGCAGGTTTTATAGAAGCTTTTGCTAATCATTATACTGATATTTATGAAGCACTCCGCTCTTACAAAAGTGGAAATAGTGATTATCTAAATAAATATGTTTTTGACATTAATGCATCTATTACAGAATTAGCATTAATGCAAACCATAGAAACATCTATACAAAGTAAAAAATGGGAATATGTTAATGTTGAAAATAAACTCTACACCAGAAAATAA
- a CDS encoding glycosyltransferase family 2 protein translates to MHRSTPFISVITPIYGCASTLDQLYERLVHTLTQIDANFEIIMVNDASPDNAWEIIKKLAQCDLRVKGVNFSRNFGQHRAITAGLDYAQGDWIIVMDCDLQDQPEEILKLYRKAQEGYDIVVGKRIERKDNFFKKLSSHFFYKLYNYLTDAQIDKSIGNFGIYSKQVIKNVKLFREQNRSFGLFVLWTGFTRIEIEIKHAPRQEGTSSYTLSKLINLAIDSIVAHSNKPLKLSVQFGFILSFLSLLYSIWLVISYIFWSTPIIGWTSLIVSLYFLAGLIIGSIGMLGLYIGKIFDEVKQRPLYIIQETTFTKSTNET, encoded by the coding sequence ATGCACCGATCAACACCCTTTATTAGTGTCATTACGCCCATTTACGGCTGTGCTTCTACACTTGATCAACTTTATGAAAGACTTGTACACACATTGACTCAAATAGATGCAAACTTTGAAATCATTATGGTTAATGATGCCAGCCCCGATAATGCATGGGAGATCATCAAAAAACTTGCTCAATGTGACCTTCGTGTCAAGGGAGTTAACTTTTCTAGAAACTTTGGTCAACATCGGGCTATTACGGCCGGTCTGGATTATGCACAAGGTGACTGGATCATTGTGATGGACTGTGATCTACAGGATCAACCTGAAGAGATTTTGAAACTATACCGTAAGGCTCAGGAAGGGTATGACATTGTTGTCGGTAAACGTATAGAACGGAAAGATAACTTTTTTAAGAAACTCAGCTCTCATTTTTTTTATAAACTTTACAACTATTTAACAGATGCACAAATTGACAAAAGTATTGGAAATTTTGGTATATATTCAAAACAAGTCATTAAAAATGTCAAACTATTTCGTGAACAAAACCGTTCCTTTGGTCTTTTTGTACTTTGGACAGGTTTTACAAGAATAGAGATTGAAATAAAACATGCACCAAGACAGGAAGGTACAAGCTCATATACACTATCTAAACTAATTAACTTAGCTATAGATAGCATCGTTGCACATTCAAATAAACCCCTGAAACTTTCAGTACAATTTGGTTTTATCCTTTCTTTTCTATCACTCCTTTATTCCATATGGCTTGTCATAAGCTATATATTCTGGTCTACTCCAATCATTGGCTGGACAAGCTTGATCGTTTCTCTTTATTTTTTAGCTGGACTGATTATTGGAAGTATCGGTATGTTAGGACTGTATATAGGTAAAATATTTGATGAGGTCAAACAAAGACCCCTTTATATTATACAAGAGACTACTTTTACAAAGAGTACAAATGAAACATGA
- a CDS encoding DUF6044 family protein: MSLKPSMLFFINSSPLRSKETWLSISTFLLLLYLLPLFIYKGDLHVLVFDNLDSNIIWFKILAESGKIFASNDTVIPNMMGGLPRSCYGSEFNIIVWLYYFFTPLQAYIINEVILHSIAFISMYIFLDKVIFKNSLQPGKYIYISIGALYFSTLPFWPSGGLSVPIMPLIVLSLIHIQNKQDTWKDWLLLIFLPLYSEFIIVYFFFFFLLGIYICYLFFKTGILHRRLLFALILSVTLFLLREYRLVLQMFIEHGFISNRTEYFSLVNKSFWEAYRNAHIEFINGLPHAKGIHFKILLPTSFFALLLQLYPKKLSVRTSLILLILFFTLLYSDVFTYLFTQKFTMPVITVFLLVILYIKKDILSILLLSQIIIAYWFGFSFYQGWEVIFQFFPKMEMFNFSRFFFLSPFLWALIAVYSLRSILQKIHYGSLFAVLFMFIQFYIAVTEAFFNTSPKLYYLPFNKYYASSQFKQIQNFIKKPLNSYRIVSLGIDPSVSLFNGFYTLDGYIVNYPLTYKHQFRKIIATHLGKNAAHHKLFDGWGSKVYLFDNNVGYSYKTEQDIYIHTEPYTNLELNTSQIYAMGGRYLLSSRKILNENLYDLYFEKVFISKDDAIWKVWLYRIDKPKQQKKDYK, translated from the coding sequence ATGTCATTGAAACCATCTATGCTTTTTTTCATCAATAGCTCTCCATTGAGATCGAAAGAGACCTGGTTATCCATCTCTACTTTCCTTTTACTACTCTATCTGCTGCCACTCTTCATCTATAAAGGCGATTTACATGTTCTGGTATTTGACAATTTAGACTCAAATATTATTTGGTTCAAAATTCTTGCAGAAAGCGGAAAGATCTTTGCATCTAACGATACTGTTATACCAAACATGATGGGAGGATTACCTCGTTCATGCTACGGTAGTGAATTTAATATTATTGTGTGGCTATACTATTTTTTCACACCTCTTCAAGCTTATATCATCAATGAAGTGATACTCCACAGTATTGCTTTTATCTCTATGTATATATTTTTAGATAAAGTTATCTTCAAGAATAGTCTTCAACCGGGAAAATACATCTATATTTCAATAGGGGCATTGTACTTTTCCACCTTACCGTTTTGGCCTTCTGGTGGGCTGAGTGTACCGATCATGCCGTTGATAGTATTGAGTCTTATCCATATCCAAAATAAACAGGATACATGGAAAGACTGGCTGCTGCTCATTTTTCTTCCTCTATATAGCGAATTTATCATAGTCTATTTCTTTTTCTTTTTTCTGTTGGGTATTTATATATGTTATCTGTTCTTCAAAACAGGCATATTGCACCGGAGACTTTTGTTTGCACTTATACTTTCTGTAACACTTTTTCTTTTACGGGAATACCGGCTTGTTCTGCAAATGTTTATTGAACATGGATTTATTTCAAATAGAACAGAATACTTTTCGCTTGTCAACAAATCCTTTTGGGAAGCATACAGAAATGCACATATCGAATTTATCAATGGTCTTCCACATGCAAAAGGAATACATTTCAAAATTTTACTGCCTACATCTTTTTTTGCTTTACTGTTACAGCTTTATCCCAAAAAGCTTTCTGTAAGAACTTCTCTAATTTTACTTATACTCTTTTTTACTCTTTTATACTCAGATGTCTTTACATATCTGTTTACACAAAAGTTCACAATGCCTGTAATCACGGTTTTTCTTTTAGTGATACTTTATATTAAAAAAGACATATTATCGATTCTTCTGCTATCCCAAATTATCATAGCTTACTGGTTCGGATTTTCATTTTATCAGGGATGGGAAGTTATATTTCAGTTTTTCCCAAAGATGGAAATGTTCAACTTCTCAAGATTCTTTTTTCTTTCACCATTTCTCTGGGCCCTTATAGCTGTCTATTCACTAAGAAGCATTCTCCAAAAGATACATTACGGATCTCTGTTTGCTGTACTTTTTATGTTCATACAGTTCTATATTGCCGTTACAGAAGCTTTTTTCAACACTTCCCCTAAACTATATTATCTTCCTTTTAACAAATATTATGCCTCTTCCCAATTCAAACAGATACAAAATTTCATCAAAAAGCCTCTTAACTCCTACAGGATAGTCAGCCTTGGTATAGACCCGTCGGTAAGCTTATTTAACGGCTTTTATACGTTAGATGGATATATAGTTAATTACCCCTTGACATACAAACACCAATTTAGGAAAATTATTGCAACCCATCTTGGCAAAAATGCTGCACATCACAAGCTATTTGATGGATGGGGCAGCAAAGTCTACCTTTTTGACAATAATGTAGGATATTCATACAAAACCGAACAGGACATATATATACATACTGAACCCTATACCAATCTCGAACTTAATACATCACAGATATATGCCATGGGAGGAAGATATTTACTTTCATCAAGAAAGATTTTAAATGAAAACCTGTATGATTTGTATTTTGAAAAAGTATTTATTAGTAAGGATGATGCAATTTGGAAAGTTTGGCTCTACCGTATAGATAAACCAAAACAACAAAAGAAAGATTATAAATGA
- a CDS encoding FkbM family methyltransferase: protein MLKINSTPENNKAKEFCKAFLESKRPKYIFGRNDWAKSVTNIIDVDGFIDEFTHDKEYLDKPIVPIEDIPNNAMVVSIVQGKPFVAEKSMRRFQFDSLDYYAFFKYSNLPIKQVMFWEGMTEDIKINFSKYNWIYTLLKDKTSKNQFFNIINFRISYDLDYMRGFKNIEDKQYFEDFLQLNPNGESFADIGAFDGYTTKEFIKRCPNYKKVFLFEPEEKNMETAKNELMSAYNIQFFKLGLSDKKETLRFDVSGSSSKISENGALTIHVDKLDDLINEEVTFIKMDIEGYEQRAIKGAKKIIQKYHPRLAISVYHKKDDFWKIPKLILNIRNDYNIYLRHYTEGISETIMFFIPYTKTDT, encoded by the coding sequence ATGTTGAAAATAAACTCTACACCAGAAAATAATAAAGCAAAAGAGTTCTGTAAAGCATTTTTGGAGTCAAAAAGACCAAAATATATTTTTGGCCGAAATGACTGGGCAAAAAGTGTTACAAATATAATCGATGTAGATGGCTTCATTGATGAGTTTACCCATGATAAGGAATACTTGGACAAACCTATTGTTCCAATAGAAGACATACCCAACAATGCCATGGTTGTTTCGATTGTACAAGGAAAACCATTCGTTGCAGAAAAAAGTATGCGCAGATTTCAGTTCGATTCTCTAGATTATTATGCATTTTTTAAATACTCTAATCTACCTATTAAACAAGTTATGTTTTGGGAGGGTATGACTGAAGACATCAAGATAAACTTTTCAAAATATAACTGGATATACACATTATTAAAAGACAAGACTTCCAAAAATCAATTTTTTAATATTATTAACTTTCGAATCTCTTATGACCTAGATTACATGAGAGGCTTTAAAAATATTGAAGATAAGCAGTATTTTGAAGATTTTCTTCAGTTGAACCCCAATGGAGAAAGTTTTGCTGATATTGGAGCATTTGACGGGTATACAACAAAAGAATTTATAAAAAGGTGCCCAAACTATAAGAAAGTTTTTCTTTTTGAACCAGAAGAAAAAAATATGGAAACTGCTAAAAATGAATTGATGAGTGCCTACAATATTCAGTTTTTTAAGCTTGGATTATCCGATAAAAAAGAGACTTTAAGGTTTGATGTCAGCGGTTCAAGTTCAAAAATAAGTGAAAATGGGGCACTTACTATACATGTTGACAAACTTGATGATCTTATCAATGAAGAAGTCACCTTTATTAAAATGGATATTGAAGGGTATGAACAAAGAGCCATTAAGGGAGCAAAAAAAATAATTCAAAAATACCATCCCAGACTAGCGATTAGTGTTTATCACAAAAAAGATGACTTCTGGAAAATTCCAAAACTGATTTTAAATATACGTAACGATTATAATATCTACTTAAGGCATTATACAGAAGGTATATCTGAAACCATTATGTTTTTTATTCCTTATACAAAGACAGACACATGA
- a CDS encoding DUF6044 family protein — MKQIEYLINNKKTFYLLALFILFFYFLPYFIYGKHIFLVQYDNLDSNIIWYKILAENHMGFTASDTIIPNMMNGLPRIAYPGELSLLYLFYNLFEPLTAYIINDILIHTVAFFSMFILIEKYIFQKITSKWKYLYIFIPSIAFALVPFWPHGGLSVAGQPLALYAFLNIRKGDTSLKNWLILLLLPFYSSLILSFIFFLFAMGILWIYDFITEKKINYFFLSALIVMGSLYLLVEYRLVYSILIEHSFLSHRTEFNLRQIFTFDHFYKSAHTRFLNGTDNNIPLHYRYILPFILTTMLLLPFRKKLGNRESIFLYITIVLLYLFSGWHWLLASKYSLPMLLLFSLVIYLVSTKKLLPFLMIIQILLAYWADFWQSPWWNQFLDYFPLIKTFHFSRFIFVTVTIWYLMFALSIYEFIKKVKFSYLWIIALLLFQIHLAFTWKLFSHTGDHRKKAYDTYYATALFDKIAHYIGKDKHSYRIVSLGLEPAVSLYNGFYTIDGYSTNYPLKYKHRFRSIMSDYLNKLPPHIGDRKVYDDWGSKVYLLQPGCISRSPDSNRTRDAKNLFINTQQLYCMGVKYIFSAYEIKNAEILDLEKLKTFKDTSKSIWTITLYRIKDNKFTSDTCKQLTPFKKNKKIIKTIQDIKE, encoded by the coding sequence ATGAAACAGATAGAGTATCTTATAAACAATAAAAAAACATTTTACCTGTTAGCTTTATTCATTTTATTTTTCTACTTTCTTCCCTATTTCATTTATGGAAAACATATCTTCTTGGTTCAATACGATAACCTTGACTCAAATATTATATGGTATAAGATACTGGCAGAAAACCATATGGGATTTACTGCAAGTGACACAATTATACCAAACATGATGAATGGCTTACCACGTATCGCCTACCCTGGTGAATTAAGTCTTCTATATCTCTTCTATAATCTGTTCGAACCATTAACCGCTTATATTATCAATGATATCTTGATACACACTGTTGCTTTCTTTAGTATGTTTATTCTTATTGAAAAATACATTTTTCAAAAAATAACATCAAAATGGAAATATCTTTATATTTTTATTCCCTCCATAGCTTTTGCACTGGTTCCTTTCTGGCCGCATGGCGGCTTAAGCGTAGCCGGACAGCCTCTAGCACTTTATGCGTTTTTAAATATAAGAAAAGGTGATACTTCACTTAAAAACTGGCTTATCCTGCTACTCCTGCCTTTCTACAGCAGCCTTATTTTAAGTTTCATATTTTTTCTTTTTGCAATGGGAATATTGTGGATTTATGATTTTATTACCGAAAAAAAAATCAACTACTTTTTCTTAAGTGCTCTTATAGTAATGGGAAGCCTATACCTTCTGGTAGAGTATCGCCTTGTTTATAGCATTTTGATAGAACACAGTTTTCTTTCTCATAGAACTGAATTTAATTTAAGACAGATATTTACTTTCGATCATTTTTACAAATCAGCCCATACCCGCTTCTTAAACGGTACAGATAACAATATTCCATTACACTATCGTTATATTTTACCATTTATTCTCACTACAATGCTACTACTTCCATTTAGAAAAAAACTTGGAAATAGAGAAAGTATTTTCTTATACATCACAATTGTATTGCTCTACTTGTTTTCCGGATGGCATTGGCTTCTGGCATCAAAATATTCACTTCCAATGCTACTTCTTTTTTCTCTGGTAATATATCTTGTAAGCACAAAAAAGCTTTTGCCTTTTTTAATGATCATACAAATTCTTCTTGCCTATTGGGCTGATTTTTGGCAAAGTCCATGGTGGAATCAGTTTTTAGACTATTTTCCACTGATAAAAACATTTCACTTTTCCAGATTTATTTTTGTAACAGTAACTATCTGGTACCTAATGTTTGCACTTTCAATTTATGAATTTATCAAAAAGGTAAAATTTTCTTACCTATGGATTATTGCTCTTTTATTATTCCAAATACATCTGGCATTTACATGGAAACTATTCAGTCATACAGGAGATCATAGAAAAAAAGCATATGACACCTACTACGCAACAGCATTATTTGATAAAATTGCTCACTATATAGGGAAAGATAAACACTCATACCGAATCGTTTCATTAGGATTAGAACCTGCTGTTAGTCTCTATAACGGATTTTATACGATTGACGGCTATTCTACAAACTATCCATTGAAATACAAACATAGATTCCGCTCTATTATGTCAGACTACCTCAACAAACTACCTCCTCACATAGGTGACCGTAAAGTATATGATGACTGGGGCAGTAAAGTATATCTATTGCAACCTGGCTGCATTTCCAGAAGTCCAGACAGCAACAGAACACGTGATGCCAAAAATCTCTTTATCAATACCCAGCAGCTTTACTGTATGGGTGTAAAATATATATTTTCAGCATATGAGATCAAAAATGCAGAAATACTTGATCTTGAAAAACTTAAAACGTTTAAAGATACGTCAAAAAGTATTTGGACCATAACTCTTTATAGAATCAAAGATAATAAATTTACTTCTGACACATGTAAGCAGCTAACTCCTTTTAAAAAAAATAAAAAAATTATCAAGACTATTCAAGACATTAAAGAATGA
- a CDS encoding type II secretion system protein — protein sequence MQTALKKAFTMIELVFVIVVIGILSAIAIPKLAATRDDAVITKARATVASVRSSLSTERQKRILRGDFTSIGDLGDSTYAFSYFDGNTSHPVLEYPVKNCAGTKRECWKRDSATQYTFREGTGTDVVFTLSGNKLNCTSNCSNFE from the coding sequence ATGCAGACAGCTTTAAAAAAAGCTTTCACAATGATAGAACTGGTTTTTGTGATCGTAGTGATCGGTATACTCTCGGCTATTGCTATCCCAAAACTTGCTGCAACACGTGATGATGCGGTTATCACCAAAGCCAGGGCAACGGTTGCATCGGTGAGAAGTTCCCTGAGTACAGAGCGGCAAAAGCGCATACTCCGGGGAGATTTTACATCTATAGGTGATCTGGGAGATTCAACCTATGCATTCAGCTATTTTGACGGCAACACATCACACCCTGTGCTTGAGTATCCTGTAAAGAACTGTGCGGGAACAAAACGAGAGTGCTGGAAACGTGACAGTGCTACGCAATATACATTCAGGGAAGGTACAGGTACTGATGTAGTCTTTACTCTTTCGGGCAATAAGCTCAACTGTACCTCAAACTGTAGCAACTTTGAATAA
- a CDS encoding SMR family transporter — MTYIVNHLYIFLSILFAVTSQLVIKWKMNEYDLTQYPSIIEKFSFAFSMLFNPYIILSIFLTLLSGLSWMIAMTKFDISYAYPFTALGFVFILIFSALLFHEPITWHKFIGILLITSGILITSKSI; from the coding sequence ATGACTTATATTGTCAACCATTTATATATTTTTTTGTCAATTCTCTTCGCAGTGACAAGTCAACTTGTCATCAAGTGGAAAATGAATGAATACGATCTTACGCAATACCCTTCTATTATAGAAAAATTTTCTTTTGCTTTTTCAATGTTGTTCAATCCTTATATTATACTCTCCATATTTCTCACACTTTTAAGTGGTTTATCTTGGATGATCGCCATGACAAAATTCGATATTTCTTATGCCTATCCATTCACAGCTTTGGGTTTTGTTTTTATTCTCATTTTTTCTGCCCTTTTATTCCACGAACCTATCACATGGCATAAATTCATAGGGATTCTTCTGATTACTTCCGGTATTTTAATAACAAGTAAGAGCATATAA
- a CDS encoding ATP-grasp domain-containing protein, which produces MKKLLVVGGSHADIPIIQAAQKKDYFVITSGNNPKDLGHQFSDQYCPEDYSNPQKILALAKSLNIDAICASANDFSALSCAYTAEKLHLPGHDTFETALTIHHKDKFRTFALKHDLTVPKAIHIHKDRNIYTTDIKQLTYPLIVKPIDLSGGKGVTKVESKKYLENAIQKAFSVSYNDTIVIEEFVNGSNHGYSTFIKNGKVVFAFMDDEHYFINPYLVSGASTSLFYTKQIAQKLNDDLKIIASELQLTDGLLHVQFILKGQIPYIIEICRRTPGDLYVKLVKYATEFDMATAIVDFATGNPVTINHNKKISYITRHCVMGEKTGYIKKVDYGNLSSKIFDKFIFYKRGDYIANPMTYKAEIDFIKYNSRNEMQNIVNTLTNTIKIRYAL; this is translated from the coding sequence ATGAAAAAACTATTAGTCGTGGGAGGAAGTCACGCAGACATTCCTATTATTCAAGCAGCCCAGAAGAAAGATTATTTCGTTATTACAAGTGGCAATAATCCAAAGGATCTTGGACATCAGTTTTCAGATCAATATTGTCCAGAGGATTATTCTAATCCACAAAAAATACTTGCTTTGGCAAAAAGTTTGAACATCGATGCAATCTGTGCCTCCGCTAATGATTTTTCTGCTCTCTCATGTGCTTATACTGCTGAAAAACTCCATTTACCTGGTCACGATACCTTTGAAACGGCATTAACTATTCACCATAAAGATAAATTTCGTACATTTGCTTTAAAACATGATCTTACCGTACCTAAAGCTATTCACATTCATAAAGATCGAAATATCTATACGACTGATATTAAACAACTTACCTATCCACTTATTGTCAAACCTATTGACCTTTCCGGAGGAAAAGGGGTTACAAAGGTTGAATCAAAAAAATATCTAGAAAATGCTATTCAAAAAGCATTTTCTGTCTCTTATAATGATACCATAGTGATAGAGGAATTCGTCAACGGTTCTAATCATGGTTACTCAACATTTATCAAAAATGGAAAAGTAGTATTTGCCTTTATGGATGATGAACACTATTTTATAAACCCCTATCTTGTCTCAGGTGCTTCTACATCACTTTTTTATACTAAACAAATAGCCCAAAAATTAAATGATGATTTGAAAATAATTGCATCTGAACTACAGCTTACTGATGGATTACTCCATGTTCAGTTTATACTCAAAGGACAAATACCATATATTATAGAAATCTGTAGGCGAACCCCAGGAGATCTTTATGTGAAACTTGTAAAGTATGCAACAGAATTCGACATGGCAACGGCAATTGTGGACTTTGCAACCGGAAATCCTGTAACTATCAATCATAATAAAAAGATATCATACATTACAAGGCATTGTGTAATGGGAGAAAAAACCGGATATATTAAAAAAGTAGACTACGGAAACCTCTCTTCTAAGATTTTTGATAAATTTATTTTCTATAAAAGAGGAGATTACATTGCTAATCCTATGACATATAAAGCAGAAATAGACTTTATCAAATATAATAGTAGAAATGAAATGCAAAATATAGTAAACACATTAACCAATACAATTAAAATAAGGTATGCTTTATGA
- the rffA gene encoding dTDP-4-amino-4,6-dideoxygalactose transaminase, whose translation MIPFNQPPYIGTEDKYVLTALKQTKIAGDGFFAKKCQKWFEEKTGASIALLTTSCTHALEMSALLINLKEGDEVIMPSYTFVSTANAFALRGAKIIFVDIRPDTMNIDETKIEAAITSKTKAIIPVHYAGVACEMDTIMEIADRYNLIVIEDAAQGMMSTYKDKPLGTIGHIGTYSFHETKNYTSGGEGGVIFINDEKYFDHAEIIREKGTNRNQFFRGQVDKYTWVELGSSYLPCELQAAYLYAQLLDADKINHNRLASWYYYYQKLTPLAQQEHIELPYTPKECQHNAHMFYIKTKNLQERTALLAHLEKNQVGAVFHYVPLHSSDAGLKFGKFNGEDTYTTIESERIIRLPMFYNLNRSSQDNVIETIYAFFHQ comes from the coding sequence ATGATCCCATTCAATCAACCACCCTATATTGGTACAGAAGACAAGTATGTTTTAACAGCGCTAAAGCAAACGAAAATAGCCGGAGATGGTTTTTTTGCAAAAAAATGCCAAAAATGGTTTGAAGAAAAAACCGGTGCAAGTATCGCACTCCTCACTACTTCATGCACCCATGCATTAGAGATGTCAGCTTTACTTATCAATCTCAAAGAGGGCGATGAAGTTATCATGCCCTCATATACATTTGTTTCAACTGCGAATGCATTCGCTCTTAGAGGAGCCAAAATCATTTTTGTTGATATTCGCCCAGATACCATGAATATAGATGAAACCAAAATTGAAGCAGCCATTACATCAAAAACAAAAGCTATTATACCTGTTCATTATGCAGGGGTTGCCTGTGAGATGGATACCATCATGGAGATTGCCGACCGTTATAACCTCATTGTTATAGAAGATGCAGCACAGGGAATGATGAGTACATATAAGGATAAACCGCTGGGAACGATTGGACATATAGGTACCTACTCTTTCCATGAAACCAAAAATTATACCAGTGGAGGAGAAGGTGGTGTTATTTTTATCAACGATGAGAAATATTTTGACCATGCAGAGATCATACGAGAAAAAGGAACCAACCGTAATCAGTTTTTTAGGGGCCAGGTCGACAAATACACATGGGTAGAACTAGGGAGTTCTTACCTGCCTTGTGAATTACAGGCAGCCTATCTTTATGCACAACTCTTAGATGCAGACAAAATAAATCATAACAGACTCGCTTCATGGTATTACTACTATCAAAAGTTAACCCCCTTAGCACAACAGGAACACATAGAGTTGCCCTATACTCCCAAAGAGTGTCAGCACAATGCCCATATGTTTTACATTAAGACAAAAAATTTACAAGAGCGTACAGCACTGCTTGCTCACCTGGAAAAAAATCAAGTTGGTGCTGTTTTTCACTATGTTCCCCTTCACAGCTCCGATGCCGGATTAAAATTTGGTAAATTCAACGGAGAGGATACCTACACAACCATAGAGAGTGAGCGCATCATTAGACTGCCTATGTTTTATAACTTAAACAGATCTTCTCAGGATAATGTCATTGAAACCATCTATGCTTTTTTTCATCAATAG
- a CDS encoding type II secretion system protein — translation MIELIFVIVIVGILALIAIPRLNASRDDAKASAELLNLAIKVKDISTYYMATGEGDVNRSSVNVKCFDIALVDMNGTLSISVSDGGEDNGEDYCTAAQEAARNKNLSREHLVTIGGTLVKY, via the coding sequence ATGATTGAGTTAATCTTTGTAATTGTGATAGTAGGTATTTTGGCATTAATAGCGATTCCAAGACTTAATGCAAGCAGAGATGATGCAAAAGCAAGTGCAGAGCTTTTGAATTTGGCTATTAAAGTTAAAGATATATCCACCTACTATATGGCTACAGGGGAAGGGGATGTAAATAGAAGCAGTGTAAATGTCAAGTGTTTTGACATTGCTTTAGTTGATATGAATGGAACATTAAGTATTTCGGTTTCTGACGGAGGGGAGGATAATGGTGAAGATTATTGTACTGCGGCACAGGAAGCCGCAAGGAATAAAAATTTGAGTAGAGAGCATCTTGTTACAATTGGTGGTACTTTGGTAAAATATTAA